The genomic DNA TTCCTTTTCCCGTGTTCATGTCGATCGGTAACGAAGAATGTTGGTGTGCAATGACCCAGGACTCACCTATTTTTTTGAGCCCGAATGTAAACCGGTTGGCTATCTGTCGAAGTTTTTCTCCTGATTCTTTCGTATACGCGGCAAACACGACTTCACAATGAATAAAGGCAACAGTATTGCTTTCCTCGATCTTTACCTCATTACAGGACTTTGAGGACCTCGGCCTCCTCTTTCAAACCGGAAAACCATTCGGTCACATTCTTCCTCCATTCGGAGATCCCCCTGCATTCCCAGTCGCCCCAACAATCATAAATGTGAACGTCCTCCGTATGGACAGATAAGAATTTCTCCACATCCTGTTCAAATATGGCCGTTTTGTATAATTCAAGAACATCCATAGCGGCACCATTCTTCATCTTCATTACTCCTCTCTAAAAAGCATCTCGACTAGTCATTCGGTGCTCCTCGTTTAATTCCTTTTTTTACAGTACTTTTCCCGTTTTCATTCATCTAGGCAAATAGGTGGGGATAATTGGCAGTGGATAAGTCTTCTGTCTCA from Rossellomorea marisflavi includes the following:
- a CDS encoding nuclear transport factor 2 family protein, which produces MEESNTVAFIHCEVVFAAYTKESGEKLRQIANRFTFGLKKIGESWVIAHQHSSLPIDMNTGKGMFHLR